From a region of the Paenibacillus sp. R14(2021) genome:
- a CDS encoding urea amidolyase associated protein UAAP1, which yields MTNLWSKTIQPGDKWSGVVGRGRLLTFTALQPGANLSLMLFNAKDLTERYNMPDSLKAQYTAHLTRGNVLMSDNGRVLASIVEDELGWHDTISGYTTREGTDAKYGTTSYQALRNDWLRSGYENFAVELVRCGLSKRDLGPVVNLFSKVYVDDEGRMIYDAAHCGEGQSVTLRTDMDVLLVLSNTPNPLNPSAVYPAAAVQLEVASAADFQPESDYCYNFRGENRRAFENTAAYYLLTGQ from the coding sequence ATGACGAATCTATGGAGCAAGACCATTCAGCCCGGCGACAAATGGTCAGGCGTGGTGGGCAGAGGCCGTCTGCTCACGTTTACCGCGCTGCAGCCCGGAGCTAATCTCTCACTGATGCTGTTCAATGCGAAGGACTTGACGGAGCGCTACAACATGCCTGACTCCTTGAAGGCGCAATATACGGCGCATCTTACACGCGGCAATGTATTGATGAGTGACAATGGACGCGTGCTCGCGAGTATCGTCGAGGATGAGCTCGGCTGGCACGATACGATCAGCGGCTATACGACTAGAGAGGGAACGGACGCGAAATACGGTACGACGAGCTATCAGGCGCTTCGCAACGATTGGCTGCGGAGCGGATATGAGAATTTTGCCGTAGAGCTGGTGCGCTGCGGACTCAGCAAGCGGGATTTGGGGCCGGTCGTCAATTTGTTCTCGAAGGTGTACGTCGACGACGAAGGCCGGATGATCTACGATGCCGCGCATTGCGGCGAAGGACAGTCCGTTACGCTGCGCACGGACATGGATGTGCTGCTCGTTCTCTCGAATACGCCGAATCCGCTTAACCCGAGCGCCGTGTATCCGGCGGCGGCCGTACAACTGGAGGTCGCGAGCGCGGCAGATTTCCAACCGGAGAGCGATTACTGCTACAACTTCCGAGGCGAGAACCGCCGCGCGTTCGAGAATACGGCGGCGTATTACCTGCTGACCGGTCAATAG
- a CDS encoding LTA synthase family protein, translated as MSEYTFKTNKQLSYLNRERRTAGIPLFYTAIVLFLSKMVLLRHFLFHEIEWPRLAADASAVLVILCLLELVTPARVKAWAYGGLNLIYSMLLFSAAVYFEHFGSVPTYTALYELHQVTKIKSSVESTIQWSHYWFFTDIVIGLIVWIAAAVSARRRSDRGRSVYGGATPLYRVVLSVILILSVMLSARFIQVGMPIQNELVEAEQEGFLNYQVSAAIKAAKDDSIAAEGNTAEIATEAETLQASYPYKKQQGGTPAYFASQKGKNVIFIQMEAFQNFPIHLKLNGQEITPVLNKLADGSYYFPHIFQQIGQGNTSDAEFMSNTSIYPTAKIAMSTGYGDRTIPSLPRLLEKQGYTADTFHVNDVTFWDRNKLYAALQFSHYYDKPFYKNDNFNSFGASDEELYRVAVDKLGEVSRSHQSFFGQFITVSSHFPFEVPADRAKMALPANLKDTQLGNYLLAVNYTDYAIGTLIDRMKAEGIWDNTILVLYGDHFGLQPNDTDPAQVSQALGIKYDPQVSRFNIPLIIHTPDEKAGKVVEQVGGQLDIMPTVANLLGISLAQENYTAFGHDLLNIDQNVVGSRYYLPTGSFFNNDILFVPGQGFDDGTAINIKTLEPVKDLSPYRQDYDYILKLMDVSDRYVRSLPKR; from the coding sequence ATGAGTGAGTATACGTTTAAGACCAATAAGCAATTGAGCTACTTGAATCGAGAGAGACGGACGGCGGGCATCCCGTTGTTCTATACGGCAATTGTGCTCTTCCTGTCCAAAATGGTACTGCTGCGTCATTTTCTGTTTCATGAGATCGAATGGCCGCGACTGGCAGCCGATGCATCGGCTGTGCTTGTCATTCTCTGTCTGCTGGAGCTGGTTACGCCTGCGAGGGTGAAGGCATGGGCGTACGGCGGCCTCAATCTGATTTATTCGATGCTCCTGTTCTCGGCAGCTGTTTATTTTGAGCATTTCGGCTCCGTGCCGACCTACACGGCCTTATACGAGCTTCACCAAGTGACCAAGATCAAATCGAGCGTCGAGTCGACCATCCAGTGGAGCCATTATTGGTTCTTTACCGATATCGTCATCGGCCTCATTGTTTGGATCGCGGCAGCAGTCAGCGCAAGGCGCCGATCCGATCGTGGGAGAAGCGTATATGGGGGCGCGACGCCTTTATACCGCGTTGTCCTGTCGGTCATCCTCATCCTAAGCGTTATGCTGTCGGCGCGGTTCATTCAAGTCGGCATGCCGATTCAGAATGAGCTGGTCGAAGCCGAGCAGGAAGGGTTCTTGAATTATCAGGTATCTGCCGCCATTAAGGCAGCCAAGGACGACAGTATCGCGGCAGAAGGCAATACGGCCGAAATCGCCACGGAGGCGGAAACGCTTCAGGCGAGCTATCCGTACAAGAAGCAGCAGGGCGGAACGCCGGCGTACTTTGCTTCGCAAAAAGGCAAGAACGTCATCTTCATTCAGATGGAGGCGTTCCAGAACTTCCCGATTCATCTGAAGCTGAACGGACAGGAAATTACGCCGGTGCTGAACAAGCTGGCGGACGGCAGCTATTATTTCCCTCATATTTTCCAACAGATCGGTCAAGGGAATACATCGGATGCGGAGTTCATGTCGAACACGTCCATCTATCCAACGGCCAAGATCGCCATGTCGACCGGCTACGGAGACCGAACGATTCCGAGTCTGCCGAGATTGCTGGAGAAGCAGGGCTATACGGCGGACACGTTCCATGTCAACGACGTGACATTCTGGGACCGCAATAAGCTTTACGCGGCACTTCAATTCAGCCATTATTACGATAAACCGTTCTACAAGAATGACAATTTCAACAGCTTTGGCGCATCCGACGAGGAGCTTTACCGCGTTGCCGTCGACAAGCTGGGCGAAGTAAGCCGCAGCCATCAGTCCTTCTTCGGCCAGTTCATTACCGTGTCCAGCCACTTCCCGTTTGAAGTGCCTGCGGACCGGGCGAAAATGGCGCTTCCGGCGAATTTAAAGGATACGCAGCTCGGCAATTATTTGCTCGCCGTCAATTATACGGACTACGCGATCGGCACGCTGATCGATCGGATGAAGGCGGAGGGCATCTGGGACAATACCATTCTCGTCCTGTACGGCGATCATTTCGGACTTCAGCCGAATGACACCGATCCTGCGCAGGTCAGCCAGGCGCTCGGGATCAAATACGATCCGCAAGTGTCGCGGTTCAATATCCCGCTCATCATTCATACGCCGGACGAGAAGGCGGGCAAAGTCGTTGAGCAGGTCGGCGGACAGCTCGATATTATGCCGACGGTCGCGAATTTGCTTGGTATATCGCTTGCCCAAGAGAACTATACGGCGTTCGGCCATGATTTGCTGAATATCGATCAGAACGTCGTCGGCTCACGCTATTATCTGCCAACGGGGTCTTTCTTCAACAACGATATTCTGTTCGTACCGGGCCAAGGCTTCGACGACGGCACCGCAATTAACATCAAGACGCTGGAGCCGGTGAAAGATCTGTCCCCTTACCGGCAAGATTACGACTACATCTTGAAGCTGATGGACGTGTCCGACCGCTATGTACGGTCGCTGCCGAAGCGCTAG
- a CDS encoding radical SAM/SPASM domain-containing protein yields the protein MKKFKKFYIEITSVCNLACSFCPPTHREKGFISIADFTKRLDEIKPHTDHIYFHVKGEPLLHPKIDQLLDLSHERGFKVNLTSNGTLLHKAGPKIIGKPALRQINFSLHSFDGHEGSVDKEGYVAKVLQFTKEAVAASDVLISLRLWNLTEDNATNVDRQRNQEILDQIEREFQLDYRIQDQFTRGKGIKIADRVYLNHDHEFKWPDLKEEEDESKGFCHGLRNQAGILVDGTVIPCCLDGEGVINLGNINQTSFSDIIEGERANRLYDGFSRREVVEELCRKCGYRQRFSM from the coding sequence ATGAAGAAGTTCAAGAAGTTTTATATCGAAATTACGAGCGTATGCAACCTGGCGTGCTCGTTCTGTCCGCCGACGCACAGAGAGAAGGGCTTTATCAGCATCGCTGACTTTACGAAGCGGCTGGATGAAATCAAACCGCATACGGATCATATTTATTTCCATGTCAAAGGCGAGCCGCTGCTGCATCCCAAAATCGATCAGCTTCTCGATCTCAGCCACGAGCGGGGCTTCAAGGTAAATTTAACGTCGAACGGCACGCTGCTGCACAAGGCCGGTCCTAAGATTATAGGCAAGCCTGCACTGCGGCAAATCAACTTCTCGCTGCACAGCTTCGACGGGCATGAAGGGTCCGTCGATAAAGAAGGTTACGTGGCCAAGGTGCTACAATTCACCAAGGAGGCCGTTGCCGCCTCCGACGTACTTATTTCGCTGCGGCTTTGGAATTTGACGGAAGACAACGCGACAAACGTTGACCGCCAGCGGAATCAAGAGATTTTGGATCAAATTGAGCGTGAATTTCAGCTGGATTACCGCATTCAGGATCAGTTCACGCGGGGCAAGGGCATTAAGATTGCTGACAGGGTCTACTTGAACCATGACCATGAGTTCAAATGGCCGGATTTGAAGGAGGAAGAAGACGAGAGCAAGGGCTTCTGCCACGGGCTGCGCAATCAGGCGGGCATTCTCGTCGACGGGACGGTCATTCCCTGCTGCCTGGACGGCGAAGGCGTCATTAATCTGGGCAACATCAACCAAACTTCGTTCTCGGACATTATCGAAGGGGAACGAGCGAACCGGCTATACGACGGGTTCTCCCGCCGTGAAGTGGTAGAGGAGCTATGCCGCAAATGCGGGTACCGTCAGCGGTTCAGCATGTAA
- a CDS encoding DUF6509 family protein, which produces MIAIEAFTVEKIRDPFGILVGDRYEFKLEIEVAEDDDLFVEGGLYIRVIYRVDGEVGKIVKYELYERTNDRYFDFDLEDEEEQLIDSFCSAHFSEAEE; this is translated from the coding sequence TTGATCGCAATTGAAGCTTTTACGGTGGAGAAAATCAGAGATCCGTTCGGCATACTCGTCGGCGACCGGTATGAATTCAAGCTCGAGATCGAGGTTGCAGAGGACGATGATCTGTTCGTCGAGGGCGGCTTGTACATACGCGTCATCTACCGCGTGGACGGCGAAGTGGGCAAAATCGTCAAGTACGAGCTGTACGAGAGAACGAACGACCGCTATTTCGATTTCGACCTGGAGGATGAAGAAGAGCAGCTGATAGATTCCTTCTGCAGCGCGCATTTCTCCGAAGCGGAGGAATAA
- a CDS encoding DUF4166 domain-containing protein yields the protein MRSIYEQVLGKQFESLHPRMQERFGFDSEAGIASIGEGVMERVWYAKWAAAPLKLGSQRHMMFPQGGANIPFTVSNYAYTDSYGRETVTWIRRFHFPDATRKFDATMIYSRERRSIVDYLGTKQHLAVDLDFIVSEQGGIRIISREQRFYAGILQFRVPAGLTGEANIHEWYDDEAACYRIEADIRNPIFGPVFQYRGTFQASVIPTAGRKTPYEVKPLREEFRE from the coding sequence ATGAGATCGATCTATGAACAGGTGCTAGGCAAGCAGTTTGAATCGCTTCATCCCCGCATGCAGGAGCGGTTCGGCTTCGACAGCGAGGCCGGCATTGCTTCCATCGGCGAAGGGGTGATGGAACGCGTATGGTATGCCAAATGGGCAGCGGCACCGCTTAAGCTGGGCTCGCAGCGCCATATGATGTTTCCGCAGGGCGGCGCGAACATTCCGTTTACCGTCTCCAACTACGCATACACCGATTCGTACGGCCGGGAAACGGTAACGTGGATTCGGCGGTTCCATTTTCCGGATGCCACACGTAAGTTCGACGCAACGATGATTTACAGCAGAGAGCGCAGGAGCATCGTGGATTACTTGGGGACGAAGCAGCATCTCGCCGTCGATCTGGATTTCATCGTATCCGAGCAAGGCGGTATTCGCATCATATCGCGTGAGCAGCGCTTCTACGCAGGTATACTGCAGTTCCGCGTCCCCGCCGGCTTAACGGGCGAAGCGAACATTCATGAATGGTATGACGACGAAGCAGCCTGTTACCGGATCGAGGCGGATATCCGAAATCCGATCTTCGGACCGGTGTTCCAATACCGCGGCACGTTCCAGGCTTCCGTCATTCCGACGGCGGGCAGGAAAACGCCGTACGAGGTCAAGCCGCTGCGCGAGGAGTTCCGAGAGTAG
- a CDS encoding DoxX-like family protein, whose amino-acid sequence MSRSKTAIYVETTIQADMDTIWEHTQNPALHKQWDLRFTDITYLPKAKEDGQQLFTYSTRIGFGLQIRGTGESRSVISPKRSVRLSTLAFGTEQPLSLLSHGAGYWKYVGEGSAGSDSQSVTFISQYDYQTRFGLLGKWTDYLLFRPLFGFATAWSFDLLRIWLERGIPPRLNIQRAWIHYLSMLVLAVLWTLQGLLPKLLYPQSGELAIVETVGWFNGFDPLTVIRANGIAEIIVGAAILFFHRSKVMYKLQSVLLIAMAVLAAVNQPALLVSPYNPIALAAGMLALAAAAVWTIDDLPRASRCKRSPNSTAHKEGKTNEIDL is encoded by the coding sequence ATGAGCAGAAGCAAAACCGCTATTTATGTGGAAACGACCATACAGGCAGACATGGATACGATCTGGGAGCATACGCAGAATCCCGCGCTTCACAAACAGTGGGATCTGCGGTTCACGGATATCACGTACCTCCCGAAAGCGAAAGAGGACGGGCAGCAGCTGTTTACGTACAGTACACGAATCGGATTCGGACTGCAGATTCGGGGAACCGGGGAATCGCGGTCGGTGATATCCCCCAAACGCAGCGTACGGCTGTCGACGCTTGCTTTCGGCACGGAACAGCCATTATCGCTGCTGAGTCATGGAGCGGGCTATTGGAAATATGTCGGCGAAGGCAGCGCGGGCAGCGACTCGCAGTCCGTGACGTTCATATCGCAGTACGATTACCAGACGCGCTTCGGCCTGCTTGGCAAATGGACGGATTATCTGCTGTTTCGCCCCCTGTTCGGCTTTGCGACGGCTTGGAGCTTCGATCTGCTGCGCATCTGGCTGGAACGAGGCATTCCGCCTCGGTTAAACATACAGCGTGCTTGGATTCACTACCTGTCCATGCTTGTTCTGGCTGTCTTATGGACCTTGCAGGGCCTGCTTCCGAAGCTGCTTTATCCGCAGTCCGGCGAGCTTGCGATTGTGGAAACCGTTGGCTGGTTCAACGGATTTGATCCTTTGACGGTCATACGTGCAAACGGAATCGCGGAAATCATCGTGGGGGCAGCGATACTTTTCTTTCATCGTTCCAAGGTTATGTACAAACTTCAATCCGTGCTGCTCATTGCCATGGCCGTACTTGCTGCTGTTAACCAGCCCGCGCTGCTCGTATCGCCGTACAATCCCATTGCGCTTGCTGCCGGCATGCTTGCGCTAGCCGCTGCAGCGGTATGGACGATCGACGATCTGCCACGGGCAAGCCGATGCAAACGCAGTCCAAATTCCACAGCCCACAAGGAGGGCAAGACAAATGAGATCGATCTATGA
- a CDS encoding response regulator transcription factor: MSAIRVFLVEDDLDWIKAITTFINRETDMLVVGAVTNSAEAVQFARTVAFDVVLMDIQLTDRKHEGLYTALEIHELVPKAKIIMLSSVNDEQVMTKAFTAGAVNYIEKTSFLQLPHAIRSAFHHSAPMDALLKEFARLKREEQLKGLTAAEREVFELIEEGFTQSQIERKLYKAESTLKNQVNKMLKKLGVRSSREAVEKVSRKGMPRNPE; encoded by the coding sequence ATGAGTGCGATACGGGTGTTTCTCGTGGAGGATGATCTGGACTGGATCAAAGCCATCACAACGTTCATTAACCGGGAAACGGATATGCTGGTGGTCGGCGCGGTGACGAATTCGGCGGAAGCCGTTCAATTCGCGCGAACCGTGGCATTCGATGTGGTGCTCATGGACATTCAATTGACCGACCGGAAGCATGAGGGTCTCTATACCGCGCTTGAAATCCACGAGCTAGTGCCCAAGGCCAAGATCATCATGCTCTCGTCCGTCAACGACGAGCAGGTCATGACCAAAGCATTTACTGCCGGAGCTGTCAATTATATCGAGAAGACGAGCTTCTTGCAGCTGCCGCATGCGATCCGAAGCGCCTTCCATCATTCCGCGCCCATGGATGCGCTGCTGAAAGAATTCGCGCGGCTGAAGCGGGAAGAGCAGCTGAAGGGCCTGACCGCCGCGGAACGCGAAGTATTCGAGCTGATCGAAGAAGGCTTCACGCAGTCGCAGATCGAACGGAAGCTCTACAAGGCCGAGAGCACGCTCAAGAACCAGGTGAACAAGATGTTAAAGAAGCTCGGCGTACGAAGCAGCCGCGAGGCTGTCGAGAAAGTAAGCCGCAAAGGCATGCCGCGTAATCCGGAGTGA
- a CDS encoding sensor histidine kinase translates to MNNYRRETNRWAAFFLACASIGGLEDTFNQADWKWASEAAVFINQTWTPYGILIFSLSYGAALPKNNRKRTALKAVLMLPSVFMLIITPIHPILELDYRVLLGWAGPFYLCSCYLLIRALWLEKDAARRRSRLVTTLIIVPTLLAVLGFINVARAIRPDFDFFTYISFFIIYSLSLGLLCVFIYGVLGVKLRIEHDPLDTTMKAVSSGTAILNHTIKNEIGKIALSTLNLGNHLAPGDEETKQHLAIIANASSHMLDMVTRIHNQTKAIVLYETPSRLDRIFEESLEQHVLLLDEKGITFSFSPLERPLLSIDPVHIREAIGNMIRNAIEAMSEGGHLHLTLEGDKRYIEAALQDTGSGIPAKQLRQVLEPFYSTKSETANYGLGLSYAYNVMLSSGGTLTLDSQIGIGTRVTLRFPRKKQVKE, encoded by the coding sequence ATGAACAATTACCGCCGGGAGACGAATCGCTGGGCGGCGTTCTTCCTCGCCTGCGCTTCGATCGGCGGCTTGGAGGATACGTTCAATCAGGCCGACTGGAAGTGGGCTTCCGAAGCCGCCGTCTTTATCAATCAGACTTGGACGCCGTATGGTATTCTTATTTTCAGCTTGTCGTACGGGGCTGCTCTGCCGAAGAATAACAGGAAGAGGACGGCTTTGAAAGCCGTTCTTATGCTTCCTTCGGTGTTCATGTTGATCATTACGCCTATACATCCCATCCTGGAGCTTGACTACCGCGTGCTGCTGGGGTGGGCGGGACCGTTCTATCTATGCTCCTGTTACCTATTGATTCGAGCGCTCTGGCTCGAGAAGGATGCTGCAAGAAGGCGCAGCCGTCTCGTCACGACGCTGATTATTGTTCCTACGCTGCTTGCCGTGTTAGGGTTCATCAATGTGGCGCGCGCCATCCGGCCTGATTTCGATTTCTTTACCTACATCTCCTTCTTCATTATCTACTCCTTATCGCTAGGTTTACTCTGCGTATTCATCTACGGCGTGCTCGGCGTAAAGCTCCGCATCGAGCATGATCCGCTTGATACGACGATGAAAGCCGTCAGCTCCGGAACGGCGATTCTGAATCATACCATCAAGAACGAGATTGGCAAAATCGCGCTAAGCACATTAAATCTCGGCAATCATCTCGCTCCCGGCGATGAAGAAACGAAGCAGCATTTAGCAATCATAGCCAATGCCTCCTCTCATATGCTGGACATGGTTACACGCATCCATAATCAGACGAAAGCGATCGTGCTGTACGAAACGCCGAGCCGCCTCGACCGCATTTTCGAAGAAAGCTTGGAACAGCATGTCCTGCTGCTGGATGAGAAGGGCATTACGTTCTCGTTCTCGCCGCTGGAGCGGCCGCTGCTGTCGATCGACCCCGTTCATATCAGGGAGGCGATCGGCAATATGATCCGAAACGCGATCGAGGCGATGAGCGAGGGCGGCCATCTTCATTTGACCCTTGAAGGTGACAAACGGTATATCGAGGCGGCGCTTCAAGATACCGGTTCGGGTATTCCCGCGAAGCAGCTTCGCCAAGTGCTGGAGCCGTTCTACAGCACGAAGAGCGAGACCGCGAATTACGGTCTAGGGTTGTCTTATGCGTATAACGTGATGCTGAGCAGCGGGGGTACCTTGACGCTGGACAGTCAAATCGGTATCGGGACGCGGGTGACGCTCCGGTTTCCGCGCAAGAAACAAGTGAAGGAATGA
- a CDS encoding methylated-DNA--[protein]-cysteine S-methyltransferase → MNRLYWTLVEEGGWRLYLAATDEGLCYVGSPNAPFEELGHWQAKQLPKAELMRNDAVMERYAAELRAYLDGRLQTFNVPLDLRGTSFQQSVWQALLRVPHGETSSYSAIAEQLGKEKAVRAVGMAIGANPVLIVVPCHRIIGKNGSMTGYRGGMEAKASLLALEGSLQVTR, encoded by the coding sequence ATGAATAGGCTGTATTGGACATTGGTTGAAGAAGGCGGCTGGCGCTTATACCTAGCGGCGACGGACGAGGGACTGTGCTACGTCGGATCGCCGAACGCGCCGTTCGAGGAGCTTGGCCATTGGCAGGCCAAGCAGCTTCCCAAAGCGGAGCTCATGCGCAACGACGCCGTCATGGAACGCTATGCAGCCGAGCTCCGCGCATATCTGGATGGCCGTTTGCAGACGTTTAACGTGCCGCTGGATTTAAGAGGCACCTCGTTTCAGCAGTCGGTTTGGCAGGCGTTACTGCGTGTTCCGCACGGTGAGACCAGCTCGTACTCCGCGATCGCGGAGCAGCTTGGCAAGGAGAAGGCGGTTCGCGCCGTAGGGATGGCAATCGGTGCCAATCCCGTGCTGATCGTCGTTCCCTGTCACCGCATCATTGGCAAGAACGGCAGCATGACCGGCTACCGGGGCGGCATGGAAGCGAAAGCGAGCCTGCTCGCGCTGGAAGGCTCGCTTCAAGTAACGCGATGA
- a CDS encoding bifunctional transcriptional activator/DNA repair enzyme AdaA, with amino-acid sequence MLTDQEWTAIVECDAAYDGQFYYGVRTTGIFCRPSCKSRTPKREHVHAYASTAEALTDGLRPCKRCRPDGLRQPDEEWAASIAKAIRTHYADKITLSMLAEQQHVSPFHMHRTFKRICGVTPAAYLLLTRIEAAKQLLRSSVRTIGEIGEQVGLPSPAHFATVFQRAEGCTPTQYRLAHNNQRAEGPHE; translated from the coding sequence GTGTTGACGGATCAGGAATGGACGGCTATCGTGGAGTGCGATGCCGCTTATGACGGACAGTTCTATTACGGCGTTCGAACGACGGGGATATTCTGCAGACCCTCCTGCAAGTCCCGAACGCCGAAGCGGGAGCATGTCCATGCGTATGCATCTACTGCCGAAGCGCTTACGGACGGATTAAGGCCTTGCAAGCGCTGCAGACCGGACGGACTTCGCCAGCCGGACGAAGAATGGGCAGCATCCATCGCTAAGGCGATACGGACCCATTACGCGGATAAAATAACGCTGAGCATGCTTGCCGAGCAGCAGCATGTCAGCCCGTTTCATATGCACCGTACGTTTAAGCGAATATGCGGCGTAACCCCGGCGGCTTACTTGCTGTTGACGCGGATTGAAGCGGCCAAGCAGCTTCTCCGTTCCTCCGTGCGGACGATCGGCGAAATCGGCGAGCAAGTCGGGCTCCCGAGCCCGGCGCATTTTGCGACCGTATTTCAGAGGGCGGAGGGCTGTACGCCGACACAATATCGATTGGCACATAACAATCAGAGAGCGGAGGGACCCCATGAATAG
- a CDS encoding DNA-3-methyladenine glycosylase yields the protein MSTTFTLNTPNAFTFEYILDYLARSDKECLFRVADGTVTKLIMIGDSAVLTEVSSGPDGLLHVRLPAVTVPIDDPLVLAVTAYIREWLDMDRDLAPFLALAEQDVILSRAVSQLHGLRLVGIPDLFEALCWGIMGQQINLTFAYSLKRQFVEQFGTSQEWGGHRYWLFPTPERIAAAAPSELTALQFTGRKAEYAIGVAKLMAEGALSRQQLLAIGDWPSIEKALTAIRGIGPWTANYVLMRCLRMPAAFPLEDVGLHNALKLVLNRSEKPSIAEIKQLSAPWGEWKAYAVFYLWRLM from the coding sequence ATGTCAACGACCTTTACATTAAATACCCCGAATGCCTTTACATTCGAATATATACTGGACTATTTGGCGCGTTCCGACAAGGAATGCCTGTTTCGCGTTGCCGACGGGACCGTCACGAAGCTGATTATGATAGGCGATTCCGCAGTGTTGACCGAGGTTTCCTCCGGTCCGGACGGTTTATTGCATGTCCGGCTGCCGGCAGTGACGGTACCGATTGATGACCCCCTTGTTCTAGCCGTAACCGCATATATCCGGGAATGGCTGGATATGGATAGAGACTTGGCGCCGTTTCTTGCCCTTGCGGAACAGGATGTGATTTTGTCTCGAGCCGTATCGCAATTGCATGGACTTCGACTTGTGGGCATCCCGGATCTGTTTGAGGCGCTGTGCTGGGGAATTATGGGGCAGCAGATCAATTTGACGTTCGCGTATTCGCTCAAGCGGCAGTTTGTCGAGCAGTTCGGCACCTCGCAGGAATGGGGGGGCCACCGTTACTGGCTGTTTCCAACGCCGGAACGAATCGCTGCGGCCGCGCCTTCAGAGCTGACCGCGCTGCAGTTCACCGGCCGCAAAGCCGAGTATGCCATCGGCGTCGCGAAGCTGATGGCGGAAGGCGCGCTGTCTAGACAGCAGCTGCTCGCGATCGGAGACTGGCCATCCATAGAGAAGGCGCTCACCGCCATCCGCGGCATCGGACCTTGGACCGCCAACTATGTGCTCATGCGCTGCCTGCGTATGCCAGCCGCCTTCCCCCTCGAAGACGTCGGCCTGCACAACGCGCTGAAGCTCGTGTTGAACCGCAGCGAGAAACCGTCCATCGCGGAGATCAAGCAGCTGTCCGCGCCGTGGGGCGAATGGAAAGCCTATGCCGTCTTCTATCTGTGGCGGCTCATGTAA
- a CDS encoding cold-inducible protein YdjO-related protein, giving the protein MERMLTLSTTEEEKPKLIATKIWKCKNPECKAWVREEFAESEQSCPICKGPMHRSMRHLPKVQNKIKRQPRKPKSEFDI; this is encoded by the coding sequence ATGGAAAGGATGCTTACATTGTCTACGACAGAAGAAGAAAAACCGAAGCTTATCGCCACAAAAATATGGAAGTGTAAAAATCCGGAGTGCAAAGCGTGGGTTCGCGAGGAATTTGCCGAAAGCGAGCAAAGCTGCCCAATCTGCAAAGGCCCCATGCATCGCAGCATGAGGCATCTGCCGAAGGTTCAGAACAAAATCAAACGTCAGCCGCGCAAGCCTAAATCGGAATTCGATATTTAA